In a genomic window of Plectropomus leopardus isolate mb chromosome 6, YSFRI_Pleo_2.0, whole genome shotgun sequence:
- the lysmd3 gene encoding lysM and putative peptidoglycan-binding domain-containing protein 3 translates to MSSISQHYGFQSATMVQSANGGHAYLFGNNGSENDLSEEDGESFELRSRGRERMRRSTSRERMDDIVYLTRDIQEGDTLNSIALQYHCSVADLKRANNLLTEQDFFALRSVKIPVRRFSVLTETHSTGPLKSASPSGARRLAQISPATSLPSESSTDSSSSTDSVEGFLLEKDKDIERLVKSTGPSRSSLNEVVSSLTLQQQQPLLGGVEYKPVQRKDPYYGADWGMRWWTAVVIMLVVGIVTPVFYLLYYEVLMKADVSHHGSPTQAHGDMPHGHLPSNHPGGENNHAGDGHGHHAGNMVNKDPQGHGVDKAGGGEHGGHEKT, encoded by the exons atgtccagtatAAGCCAGCACTATGGGTTCCAGTCAGCCACCATGGTGCAGTCTGCCAATGGCGGTCATGCCTATCTGTTTGGAAACAACGGCTCAGAGAATGACCTGTCAGAGGAAGATGGGGAGAGCTTTGAGCTGCGGTCGCGTGGCAGAGAAAGGATGCGGAGGAGCACCTCCAGAGAGAGGATGGACGACATTGTCTACCTGACCAGAGATATCCAGGAGGGTGACACCCTCAACAGCATTGCCCTGCAGTACCATTGCTCA gtggctgatCTAAAGCGTGCCAACAACCTCTTGACAGAGCAGGACTTCTTTGCTCTGCGGTCTGTCAAGATTCCTGTGAGGCGCTTTAGTGTCCTCACTGAGACTCACAGCACTGGACCTCTGAAATCTGCCTCCCCTTCAGGTGCAAGGCGCCTGGCCCAGATCTCACCTGCTACCTCCCTCCCCTCTGAGTCCTCCACAGACTCGTCCTCTTCCACCGACAGCGTGGAAGGATTCCTTCTGGAGAAGGACAAGGACATTGAGCGGCTGGTGAAATCCACAGGTCCGTCTCGGAGCAGCCTGAATGAGGTTGTGTCCTCCTTAACACTACAGCAACAGCAGCCACTGCTCGGGGGAGTGGAGTATAAACCGGTACAGAGAAAGGACCCTTATTATGGGGCAGACTGGGGCATGAGATGGTGGACGGCTGTGGTCATCATGCTGGTTGTTGGTATTGTCACGCCTGTGTTTTATCTGCTGTACTACGAGGTTCTCATGAAAGCTGACGTCAGCCATCACGGCAGTCCCACTCAAGCTCATGGCGACATGCCTCATGGACATCTCCCTAGCAACCATCCTGGTGGAGAAAATAACCATGCAGGGGACGGGCATGGACACCATGCTGGAAATATGGTTAACAAAGATCCACAAGGACATGGTGTGGACAAAGCAGGAGGCGGTGAACACGGAGGACATGAGAAAACATAA